A region from the Nymphalis io chromosome 9, ilAglIoxx1.1, whole genome shotgun sequence genome encodes:
- the LOC126770918 gene encoding protein SDA1 homolog translates to MVRHNNQLPNNLTQLQNLIKRDPDSYKDEFRQQLAHFETTLEIFNLNPTQYNKKLDEQAMFLAQVTQCYQAEMKTFPQKIVDILKTHNTVMHSDMRLSLCKCLILIRNKNFISAFDLLELFFSLIKCQDKHLREYLKTHIITDIKNMNMKHKDMKLNSTLQNFIFSMLRESNAKMSKLAIDILIELYHKNIWNDHKTVNIIADVGCFTKVTKVMVASLKFFLSREEEEKPESDSDDEVDPRDTMIANKFNKKTRKRDKMVDKVKKIAKKIKKRKEKAPIFNFSALHLINNPQGFAEKLFKQIESSNERFEVKLMTLDVISRLIGLHNLFLFNYYPFIARLLMPHQREVTRILQFAAQSAHELVPPEVIEPIMKAIANNFITERNSTDVMAVGLNAVREICARCPLAIGEDLLRDLVQYKTYKEKSVMMAARSLIQLYRQSMPGLLHKRDRGRPSEASIELKTKKYGEVEIKDYIPGSEVLLEKEEIKEKKGRKKTKNKTEDSDDDWIDVASSDSEINITTDSEDENFEDEEIEEEEESDEENNEAEDEKQQTETDNTNENDSQITNESIKSRKTLKAKKSSSKPNVEDKIKVAREVAMDKIFTDEDFKRIETAQLKKCVSGVKRNRSIVEEEDESTELVQLSAIENIHKKRKHDKNARLESVLKGREEREKYGYRDRRKNANCSKTNREKKKTKSYQMVKHKARGKIKRSFKEKQIAFRNYLIKQKKMR, encoded by the coding sequence atggtgCGACATAATAATCAGTTACCTAACAATCTTACGCAACTACAGAATTTGATAAAAAGAGATCCTGATTCTTACAAAGATGAATTTCGACAACAACTTGCACACTTTGAAACAACACTTGAGATATTTAACTTGAATCCAACTCAGTATAACAAAAAATTAGATGAACAAGCTATGTTTTTAGCGCAAGTGACGCAGTGTTATCAAGCTGAGATGAaaacttttcctcaaaaaatcGTAGACATCCTAAAAACGCATAATACAGTAATGCATAGTGACATGAGATTATCATTGTGCAAATGCTTGATATTGATtagaaataagaattttatttcagCTTTCGATTTGCtagaattgtttttttcattaattaaatgtcAAGACAAACATTTAAGAGAATACCTAAAGACACATATAATAACTGACATCAAGAATATGAATATGAAACATAAAGATATGAAGTTGAATTCAActcttcaaaattttattttttcaatgttgCGTGAGTCGAATGCAAAAATGTCAAAACTAGCTATTGATATATTGATAGAACTTTATCATAAGAATATCTGGAATGACCATAAAACTGTAAACATTATTGCTGATGTAGGATGTTTTACTAAAGTCACTAAGGTAATGGTTGCTTCCTTAAAATTTTTCTTGAGCCGAGAGGAAGAAGAAAAACCTGAATCGGATAGTGATGATGAAGTGGATCCTCGAGATACAATGATTGCGAACAAGTTTAACAAGAAAACAAGGAAAAGAGATAAAATGGTAGATAAAGTTAAGAAAATagctaagaaaataaaaaaaagaaaagaaaaggcaccaatatttaatttctctGCCCTCCACCTTATCAACAATCCACAGGGTTTTgctgaaaaattatttaagcaaataGAGTCTTCCAATGAGAGGTTTGAAGTTAAACTAATGACTTTAGATGTGATATCAAGGTTAATTGGCTTGCACAATCTTTTTTTGTTCAATTACTATCCGTTTATTGCAAGATTATTAATGCCACATCAAAGAGAAGTTACCCGAATTTTACAATTTGCAGCTCAATCTGCACATGAATTAGTTCCACCAGAGGTAATCGAACCCATTATGAAAGCAATTGctaataactttattacagAAAGAAATTCAACCGATGTAATGGCAGTTGGATTGAATGCTGTCAGAGAAATTTGTGCTCGTTGTCCCTTAGCTATTGGAGAAGATCTTTTAAGGGATCTGGTTCAATATAagacttataaagaaaaatctGTTATGATGGCTGCTAGATCTCTGATTCAATTATATAGGCAATCTATGCCTGGCCTTTTACACAAAAGAGATAGAGGTAGACCATCAGAGGCTTCAATagaactaaaaacaaaaaaatatggagAGGtagaaataaaagattatataccGGGATCTGAAGTCTTATTAGAGAAAGAAGAAATAAAGGAAAAGAAAGGTAGAAAGaagactaaaaataaaacagaagacTCTGATGATGATTGGATTGATGTTGCATCATCAGActcagaaataaatataacaacagaTAGTGAAGATGAAAACTTTGAAGATGAAGAaatagaagaagaagaagaaagtgATGAAGAGAATAATGAAGCTGAGGATGAAAAACAACAGACTGAAACTGATAACACAAACGAAAATGACAGTCAAATTACAAATGAAAGTATTAAATCCAGAAAAACCTTGAAAGCAAAAAAGAGTTCTTCTAAACCCAACgtagaagataaaattaaagttgCCAGAGAAGTTGCCATGGACAAAATTTTCACTGACGAAGATTTTAAAAGAATTGAGACGGCCCAGCTTAAAAAATGTGTCAGTGGTGTTAAGCGTAACCGAAGCATTGTGGAAGAAGAAGATGAATCAACAGAGTTAGTTCAGCTTTCtgcaattgaaaatatacacaaaaaaagaAAGCATGATAAAAACGCAAGGCTAGAATCAGTTTTAAAAGGAAGAGAAGAGAGAGAAAAATATGGTTATAGAGACCGCAGAAAGAATGCAAACTGCTCAAAAACTAACAgagaaaagaagaagacaaaatcTTATCAAATGGTCAAACACAAGGCAAGAGGAAAAATTAAGAGgtcatttaaagaaaaacaaatagcaTTCAGGaattatttaatcaaacaaaaaaaaatgcgttaa